Within Betaproteobacteria bacterium, the genomic segment GGTAGACCTCGATGAAGGTCTTCCAGTTGAATCGGTACTCGGTTGTTTCCACGCGGTCGAATACGAATCCATCGAAGCGTAGAAGCTCCTGGCAGCGCACGGGCGCAAGATCCTTTGCCGGATCGCGCGGGCCGCGAAACAACAGGCCGTTCCAGCACCCGGTGCGAACGCGCGCCAGATCCAGGCAGGGACGCAGAGGGAAATGCGGCGCTCCGAGCAGCCTTCCGTCCAGGCCGTACGTCCAGCGATGCAGCGGACACACCAGTGCGCGGGTGTTGCCCCGGCCTTTAAGGATGGTCGACTGGCGATGCCGGCACACGTTGCTGAGCAATTCGACGCCGTGCTCGTTGCGCACGAGCACGTGCGAATCGCCCGACCAGTCGAGGCTATGAAAGTCACCGCGCTCCGGCACCAGCAGCTCATGTCCGACATATCCCGGCCCCGCCGCAAACAGCAGGCGCTGTTCCAGCGCGGCGATGCGCTCGTCGAAGTACCAATGCAGCGGTAACTGCGCCTGGGACTGTTGCGAGGCCTGAACAGCGGCCAGATCGGACATAAAGAACAATCCTCTCCAAGTGTAAAAAGCGCGTATTGTGCCAGTTGGCCCTTAACGCGCAAGCCGAAAATGGGTTGGCAGGTCAGCGACCATATCGGGCAGGCAAGCGGCGAGGCGCACGACATCCTCTTCACGGTCGACGTCCCACAGCGGCGGTAGTAGGCGCCAGGAACGGCCGTTTTCCCGCAAGCGCGCGAGGGTCTGCTCGAGCACCCGGGCGCTGCCCCAGTCGATATCCCGAAATACCTCGGGGCAAGGGCGCGCCAGCCCCAGCAGGACGTAGCCGCCGTCTTCCGACGGGATTACGACGGCATCGCTGCGCCGAAGTTCCGTCCGGGCCGCGTGCAGATCCTGTCTACTCAACAGCGGGCAGTCGGTGCCTATTACAAGCAGCCGAGCGTACGAGCGGAAGGTCCGATCGTGTGCGCCCAGCAGGCGCTGGCCGAGGTCTGCGCCGCTCTGCGTGCGCAGCGCCACGTCGTACGCTGCGCGGCAGGCAACGAAGAACGGGTGGCGCGCAGACGGCGTGCACCAGAGGAATACCGCGCCGACAGCGGCCGCGGTGGCGGTCTCGAGCACGCGTCGGGTCATTCGTTGCTGCAACAGCGCCGCGCCTTCGGCGCCGAGGCTCGGGATCAGACGCGACTTGGCGCCACCGGGAACAGGCGCGCGCGCAAAGATCAGCAGCGCGAGATCCGGGTCAACGGACATCGCGATAGCGGGCGGCGAGCCGAGCCGGATCGGCGCCGAGGAAATAGGCCAGTCGCAGCCGCCACATGAGCAGGATCGTACGCACGACGCCGTGCCGCGCCCAGCGCCGGCCCGAGGTCAGCACCGTTTCGCGCAACCGGATCGGAGCCGCAATGCGCTTGGCATGGCGGCAGAATGCGATGTCCTCCATCAGCGCTTGCACGGGGAAGCG encodes:
- a CDS encoding DUF2064 domain-containing protein — encoded protein: MSVDPDLALLIFARAPVPGGAKSRLIPSLGAEGAALLQQRMTRRVLETATAAAVGAVFLWCTPSARHPFFVACRAAYDVALRTQSGADLGQRLLGAHDRTFRSYARLLVIGTDCPLLSRQDLHAARTELRRSDAVVIPSEDGGYVLLGLARPCPEVFRDIDWGSARVLEQTLARLRENGRSWRLLPPLWDVDREEDVVRLAACLPDMVADLPTHFRLAR
- a CDS encoding Rieske 2Fe-2S domain-containing protein, translating into MSDLAAVQASQQSQAQLPLHWYFDERIAALEQRLLFAAGPGYVGHELLVPERGDFHSLDWSGDSHVLVRNEHGVELLSNVCRHRQSTILKGRGNTRALVCPLHRWTYGLDGRLLGAPHFPLRPCLDLARVRTGCWNGLLFRGPRDPAKDLAPVRCQELLRFDGFVFDRVETTEYRFNWKTFIEVYLEDYHVEPFHPGLSNFVDCNHLEWDLGDWYSVQVVGVNRALQRPGTPVYRQWHEQVLKQGNGEAPAIGAIWMVYYPNVMIEWYPYVLVVSTVLPRGPEACTNVVEFYFPEEIALFDRDFVEAERKAYLETAAEDEVICDRMTEGRRALFVQGLNDVGPYQSPMEDGMRHFHEFLQRELAQHL